Genomic segment of Malus domestica chromosome 15, GDT2T_hap1:
TAATTGGTTTCAAAGAAATTGTTGAACACTATATTCTAAGaaactttgaaatttcatcgtgacaattaaataagcaaatggtttcagattgaattgaatttttgcaaggatgaccTATGAATCatgacttacaaaatagacagttcagatcgttgaagttcgatgtggagtGGGTCCCTCAACTAATCCCCATTGTTAAACAAAATGGggaatcccttcccttaaagggcCTGTAACTCCTAGTAACCCCTTGTAACCTTAGATATTTTGCAAATGTTTAAAAAGCAATACTTTAATTGTCTCAAGGGGATAGAAGAAAAATGGGGGGGAAATTTTTTGGGCGGTATTTAGGAATTGAGCTCTCACTTGAGggtcttttaatatttttctatagTTTTGTGACTGATCTAATTAAGAATTTGTACTTCTCCTGTTGTCATGTTCACTACTTATGCTTGTAAAGTATGTTTTTCTATgtttgttttgtgtgtgtgtgtgtgtgtgtgtgtgtttactTTTGGATAGATTTTCGTATATGGTCATGGTGACAACCTTATGTTATTCTTTTGTTTATTGGCAAAGTTTCTTTTAGTGGACTTGCGGTGTCATGGTGATTCAGCGTCAATTAAGAAAAGGGGGCCCCATAGTGTTTCTTCCACTGCTCTTGATGTCCTAAAACTGGTACATGTTTCTTGAGTACTTACTGTAATTTTTTTGAAGAACAAGTATGTCCAATTGTTATATGttattaacttatttttcaagaAAAGTTTCAGTAATTGTTCTGAACTTCATCACTGTCTGCATGAACAGTGTTGTATGCGCAGCATTTGAACACCCCCATATATTTGTATATCTTTGTCTGGTACCTTCCCATGCTTCAGATACAATTACGTCTAATATAATGTTATTTCATTTTCCTGTGTAGGTTCAACAGCTTAGATTAATACCTCGGGTTATAGTTGGCCACAGTTTTGGAGGGAAAGGTATCTTAGGTTAATTTGGCATGTTGCATACCTTTATTGGAGAGAGCTAGTACACAGTAAATCTGCACCTTCTTAAAATGGATTTATGCTTACTATGTTTCTGATTTTTCATGTAGTTGCCTTGAGCATGGTGGATCAAGCTGCAAAGCCTTTTGCACGACCAGTCAGAGTAAGTAATGGGAATATATTGAATAAATATCCTAGAAAGATTGGGTGTCTCTTGGACGTTATCTTTCTTTTTGTCTTACTAGTTGTTTGTCTAGGTTTGGGTTCTAGATGCTACGCCTGGAATAGTTCGTCCTGGTGGGGATGGGGAGGACCATCCAGAAGAATTGATATCCGTCCTAAGTACACTGCCCAAAGAGGTGAATACATGTTCAATAGTTGTTTCCTTTTTAAGGAAACTGGGCGCCTTTAAGTTTTGTAGTCCTTTTATTATTTGATTTTCTAGCCCCTTTTAAttatctcctctctctctctctctctctctctctctctctctctccctctctttacAACTCTAAGTTATATTCATATAATACAACTTGATATCAGATCATTGTAAATCAGTTTACTGCTTGCGTTTTGGGTCCTACTGAGCAGAGATACGTGTGCACCTCTCATTATTTTGTCGTAAAGACTATTGTTAATGTGTAGGCGAAACTTTGTATGCTGAAAAATGTTTCTGTCTTCATTTCATTCGTTTCTGTGTAAGATTGTCATTCtaccaattttccttttatAAATAAAAGGTTCATTCTACCAATTTTTCTTAAAGGCAGGTTTCCTCAAAGCGGGATGTTGTGGATGCTCTACTTCAAAAAGGATTCTCCAAAGATGTTGCACAGGTACTTTTAAACTGTGAGCCATGCTTGAATGGATTAATTTGTAGTTTGGGCTCTGAAACCTTTATGTATGGGTCAgtttggatttatttttatttgtcttGCCGACATTAATACTTGGCCTAATTCGCTATTTTATCCTCAGTGAATAACTGTCATAAGTTTTTGCATGTTTGATTGCTACTTTTTGGTTCTTTATTTATGGAACCAATCTAATTTTCAAGTCAGCATTGTTATGTTATTCATTCATGCCTTCAGGATGTTATTTTATGTTATTATAAGCTGTTTCACGTGCAGTGGGTGGTTACTAATCTTCGACCAACCAAGTCTCCTGGTTCGTCACCATCAACCTTCTCATGGGTGTTCGATCTGAAGGGAATCGCTGAAATGTATAAATCTTATGAAGAAACAAATTTATGGTAATTATTCATATCCTTATTGTGTTGGATTATTGTCGTATGTGGCACAGGAGTCAATACCTAGGCTCTACCAGTTAAATAtccttttaaaaaaagaaaaactgccCGCTTGTCTGAGCTGGTGGTATTCTTTAATGAATTGTGTTTTCTTTTGGAGTGTTCACTTTTTTATTCTGGATGTACATCAAACTAAATACCTTTCAATCATACTATGTGTATATAAAAAGTTAAATCTCTTCACATATTGAAACAAAAAGGACATTGTCATTCTGAAGCTATGCGTACTTCAACTTTTTCCCCATATCTTGAATGTCAAATTTGCAACTGGCTTTTGCGACTGGCtcttattaaattggattaacaacaacaacaaagccttttcccactaagtggctCTTATTAAATTGGATCATTGTAGGAAAATTGTTGAAGATGTGCCTCGAGGTGTCCATGTGAACTTTTTGAAAGCAGAAAGGAGCTTGCACAGATGGGCTCTAGGAGATCTCCAGAGAATTCATGCGGCCGAGGAGCTTGCTGTAGAGGAGGCAGGTGGAGTGGAAATGCATGTCCTTGAGGATGCAGGCCACTGGGTATGTTGCTTTACAGTTTGGAGTTAATCACACAATATGGAACACTTGTGTTTGTAGACGGTGcacacatatataaaaaaaaatcattgacAAGATACTTTAGAATCTTAGAGGTTTTTGATGGATCAGTGGTCCTTGTCAGTTTTACTGCATTTTAGTTAGTTTTTATTATATATctgtatttttctttatttgtttttgggggagagggggggggggggggggagggggaagCAGGCTTATTATCGTAGGTGTTTTAGGATTTAGTGCTACATTTGTGTCATTGTCATTCACTAGTGATCCTTCCTTTGCTGTAATGCTACTGAGTCGCATAGGAACAGCTTACATCGGTCTAACGCCTACTAAGCTACAACATACACTTGGCAGGGATCTGTAATTACAAAGTCTATTGCTGAATGCTCATCAAAAGGAAAATATGCACAAGGGAGCTATAACGAAAAgcctcaacaaaaaaaaaaaaaacatttctatGTAAAATGTAAATCAAAATAGTCAGTCTCTTAATCatgttaaattaaaaaaatttcactttaattaaacaaattaGAGACTGTGAACGAACGATTTTAGAGATATTGCCACATAATCATTATTTTTAAGAGTGCTCAGGTCCGGAATTGTATTGCATTTGGACCTTTACATGGCCCTGGTGATTCCTAATGTTGTAAACCTTTCAGGGTAGGTCAATGTTCAAGTCTTCtagtcatgttttttttttttttttttttttttgaatgacGTCTTCTAGTCATGTTTGGACAAGGGAATTAGTAGTCTTTGGGAAGTTGTGTATGGCAGTTGTAATATGGTCATGCACAAATGATTATTTCTTACCATTAATGCGGTGTAGGATGTCTAAGTTGCTGCTTTAAATATGAAATTGTTTGGTCAATTTGTTTTTGCACTAGTATGAATCGGATATTATCAATTGCAATATATTTGTAAATATGCAGCGCTgctcactttcatccttacttttTCAGGTCCACGCAGATAATCCGGATGGGCTCTTTAGGATCctttcctcttctttcttttgagTTGAAACCTCGGCGAGCTTTAGCGTGCTCATGATCAGTTCAGTTCAGACATATCAGCATTCTACTGACAAATCACCCGACGGTACCATTATTTTTTCCATTGAAAAAACTGGTCAATTTCTTCATTAGACAATTGTATACATCTCTTTTTATATCATAGTGAGTTTTCTGTATCATCGTTCTTAGttcttttcatttctttatGAGGCCTCCGTTACTTGTGCGCGCAGTTGTGGCCTATAAATATAAACTTGTTTAGAATTGTGACCAAACTGAAAAACTGGAGGTTCTTTGGATTGGTTAAATGTACAAGTATATAgcaaacaaatttgaactttCACGTCGTGTGTTTCGAATTTCAATCAATGCAAAATTCAAATTGGTATGGTTTGTTAGTGAAGGGTGTACAACAAGAGGGATGGCCAGCCAAAGCAAAGAGTTTTACCATTATCAATCAATGTCAAGTTTCAGAGACATCTCTTTGTCATTGAATCTCTCCACGGGTGCTAGTAAAAGTTCTTTCATTGGTTCTTCCAATTACGTAATAATTCCGAATAAGTATTATGTGTGAGTTACGCACGCAGGACGAACATAGACCCTTCTACAGAGTACATAACTCTAAGAGGCTACGCCTATCATAATCCCATTAGTAATCTCTATTCATCTATACTCATTGTTTGAAATCTTTTCGATACGGTTGATATTTTTGTGGAAATATcaaaaaaattagagaaagaTATGAAAAATGGGAGTGAAGTCTAAATTTCGGCTAAAATCAACAATTCGTTAACATATCGGTTACATATTAAAGAAACTCTTACATTTCATCTAAACCAGTGTTTGAtatttcctaaaatttcattctaAATTTTCACGTTTTAGAGCAAATTTCCATCATTTCTATCGAGAAAATCAATACCGATATTGATACATCCATCATTGTTTCCACAACTTTACGCACCAATATTTCTACATATACCGATAATTTAAATCCCGTCTATACTAAACAAAACCCCTTATCAAGGGAAGGAAACTGTTCAAATCAACGTGTTTTCCCGGGCAAAGCCGTGGCGCGCTAGTCGCGAAGGTGTGGTGCCAGCCGTCGGATGTAATTCAACGGCGGAAATCTAAAACCCTAAACACTCAAGACTCGGAGGTTGAAATTGCAGAGCTCTGAGCCCCACCTCACCATCAGACCATCTCCTTTTTGCAATTCCCTTCAAAGTTGAAagcttttttaattttatattcttCAA
This window contains:
- the LOC103402121 gene encoding uncharacterized protein isoform X1 — protein: MAAISNLAGCSHGGNLGIFGERRSQFPSTSGLKTRISWSSKNQLAVGHLGKSDKNSGVRMALVDAKIARSGDFSKPSDILAFDLVQGALVKWSPAVVVDRSLPKPPTAVFLHGILGSRKNWGTFTRRLAQEFPTWQFLLVDLRCHGDSASIKKRGPHSVSSTALDVLKLVQQLRLIPRVIVGHSFGGKVALSMVDQAAKPFARPVRVWVLDATPGIVRPGGDGEDHPEELISVLSTLPKEVSSKRDVVDALLQKGFSKDVAQWVVTNLRPTKSPGSSPSTFSWVFDLKGIAEMYKSYEETNLWKIVEDVPRGVHVNFLKAERSLHRWALGDLQRIHAAEELAVEEAGGVEMHVLEDAGHWVHADNPDGLFRILSSSFF
- the LOC103402121 gene encoding uncharacterized protein isoform X2 translates to MRRLHGVEIFPSLLTSWRLILFKEHFVQVKWSPAVVVDRSLPKPPTAVFLHGILGSRKNWGTFTRRLAQEFPTWQFLLVDLRCHGDSASIKKRGPHSVSSTALDVLKLVQQLRLIPRVIVGHSFGGKVALSMVDQAAKPFARPVRVWVLDATPGIVRPGGDGEDHPEELISVLSTLPKEVSSKRDVVDALLQKGFSKDVAQWVVTNLRPTKSPGSSPSTFSWVFDLKGIAEMYKSYEETNLWKIVEDVPRGVHVNFLKAERSLHRWALGDLQRIHAAEELAVEEAGGVEMHVLEDAGHWVHADNPDGLFRILSSSFF